Part of the Candidatus Omnitrophota bacterium genome, CCGCATCCGATATCAGCCACAACTTTATTTTTTACAAACTGTGCCGCAAACTTATAAAATTTATAGTGATTAATAAAATTTTTAATATCATCCGGCGTTGCTTTTTTACGTTTACCATATTTATTAAAATTTATTCCATCGGGATATACCCTGATATAATCTTCGTAATAATAAGTTTGTTTCTTTTGGCTTATATAATGTAAAATGAAATCCCGTAGTCTATTTATAAATTTCTTGATTTTCAAAATAATCCTCTCTCACCATAACTTTCTTGGTCTTGCCAATCATATTTTTCATTGAACAAAAAACAGCCTGCTTGCGCTGGCAAATCAATACTATCTTGGGAATTACGTCTTGATAATATAATTTAGCACCATGTACGGTTGCAAATTGTTATGTGCGCCATTATCACCAGCGTTATTAACATAAAGCGTTGTCCAGCTACCGTTGCTATTTTCTACAATACTACTCCATCCTGGATTACCACCTCTTTGAGTAGCGCTCCAGCTATGATTATGTGCGGGCATTTCGTTTATTGTTAACTTATGCTCTTTTTCACCGCCCTTTTGCCCTAATGCCATAAATTCCATTTCAGTCGATTTTTGCACAACAACACGACCTCGCATATCCGGCAAATTGAAAGTTGTAACGCCATCCCCAACCCCATAAGTCGTACCTATTATAGCAAATAAATTCGCATAAGTGGATCTCGATATCGCGCTGCCATCACACAATAGCCAACCATTTGGCGAAGTATCTCTAGCCCATATCATTATAACACCTGTTGGCACA contains:
- a CDS encoding tail fiber protein, whose product is MKTKLTIILILFMAIALTLTLVASAEIPHLMSFQGKATDKTGAPLNGTYNLTFRIYNAGTGGTAKWTETQPNITISNGVLQVQLGSVAPLSLAFDESYWISIEINTDGEMSPRTKLASTPYAYKSEFADNGVPTGVIMIWARDTSPNGWLLCDGSAISRSTYANLFAIIGTTYGVGDGVTTFNLPDMRGRVVVQKSTEMEFMALGQKGGEKEHKLTINEMPAHNHSWSATQRGGNPGWSSIVENSNGSWTTLYVNNAGDNGAHNNLQPYMVLNYIIKT